The following are encoded in a window of Bos indicus isolate NIAB-ARS_2022 breed Sahiwal x Tharparkar chromosome 21, NIAB-ARS_B.indTharparkar_mat_pri_1.0, whole genome shotgun sequence genomic DNA:
- the LOC139178154 gene encoding putative ankyrin repeat domain-containing protein 20A5: MCLESVGSAMKKSFGFRSKNGVSPFGSSINPVRDSGHGINFQPGYRIRDKDLRKIHEAAIVGNVAKVQHVLLFGKNGLNDREKMNRTALHLACANGHSVVVTLLLERKCLLNLCDDENRTALMKAIECQEEECATLLLEHGANPNVMDVCENTALHYAVFCQNISLTAKL, encoded by the exons ATGTGTTTGGAGTCCGTAGGCTCTGCGATGAAGAAGAGTTTTGGCTTCAGGAGTAAGAACGGTGTGTCGCCCTTTGGCTCCTCCATCAACCCGGTGAGAGACAGCGGTCATGGAATCAACTTCCAGCCAGGATACCGCATCCGAGACAAAGACCTCAGAAAGATCCACGAAGCTGCCATTGTGGGCAACGTAGCCAAAGTGCAGCATGTTCTGTTGTTTGGAAAAAATGGCCTGAACGACAGGGAAAAGATGAACAG GACTGCCCTCCACTTGGCCTGTGCCAATGGCCATTCAGTGGTGGTCACTCTGCTCCTGGAGAGAAAATGCCTACTTAACCTCTGTGATGATGAAAACAGGACAGCGCTGATGAAG GCCATAGAATGCCAAGAAGAGGAGTGTGCGACCCTTCTGCTGGAGCATGGTGCCAACCCAAATGTCATGGACGTCTGTGAGAACACCGCTCTCCACTACGCTGTCTTTTGCCAGAATATATCACTCACAGCAAAGCTGTGA